A genomic window from Pseudomonadales bacterium includes:
- a CDS encoding response regulator transcription factor, which translates to MKYLIADDHALYRDGLAHLLSSLDAAAQLIETWDFPETLVQAQSNPDIGLLLLDLRMPGMQGMQSVRELISRAPGIPILVISAVEDPEEMQQVLQAGVSGYIPKSETANLMRHAIQLVLGGGVYVPLTLLHALQEPAVQHNQLTPRQMDVLKLMVGGSNNKEIARDLNLSVATVKAHLGAIFRTLDVSSRAQAMVKAGRLGLLQSAD; encoded by the coding sequence TTGAAGTACCTGATCGCCGACGACCACGCGTTGTACCGGGACGGACTCGCCCATCTCCTCAGCAGTCTCGATGCGGCAGCACAGCTCATTGAAACCTGGGATTTTCCCGAGACGCTGGTGCAGGCACAGAGCAATCCGGACATCGGCCTGCTGCTGCTCGATCTGCGTATGCCGGGCATGCAGGGTATGCAATCCGTGCGTGAGCTGATCAGCCGGGCGCCGGGGATCCCGATCCTGGTAATCTCCGCGGTCGAAGACCCGGAGGAAATGCAGCAGGTCCTGCAGGCCGGGGTGTCGGGCTACATTCCGAAAAGCGAAACCGCAAATCTGATGCGCCATGCGATCCAGCTGGTACTGGGTGGCGGGGTCTATGTTCCACTCACCCTTCTGCACGCGCTGCAGGAGCCGGCCGTACAGCACAACCAGCTGACACCCCGCCAGATGGACGTGCTCAAACTCATGGTAGGCGGCAGCAACAACAAGGAAATCGCCCGGGACCTGAATCTCTCGGTGGCGACCGTGAAAGCGCACCTGGGTGCCATCTTCCGCACGCTCGATGTGAGCAGCCGGGCCCAGGCGATGGTCAAGGCGGGGCGTCTGGGACTGCTGCAGTCGGCGGACTGA
- a CDS encoding hybrid sensor histidine kinase/response regulator, with product MTVHHLPGSAPVSADLFCRSVEELFRALRMALPLVAAIPAVLAVMLWSSVDHQTLVLWLAAVLLSNLGRYLLSRHHLRLPRSESRSRTHVHLLFVANAIDGCLWGSAAFLFFVADSISVQVLVYTLIVGLAAGSIMAMAYWPAALYAFAVPAVGLAALRMALAGEPASHALAILLLLFLAILFATLHLAHRSARGSIELQFANRELIEQLKLQKEAAEQANLAKSKFLAAASHDLRQPLHALELFVSVLTEKSRGNDNESLLANINRSLGALSSLFQSLLDVSRLDAGVITIHSRDFELGRLFEPLIAEHAPLASAKGLTLNWDGRDARVHSDPALVERMLRNLLSNAIRYTPGGFIRLNAEIRGQAVCIRVTDSGIGIPADQQREIFEEFVQLHNPERDREQGLGLGLAIVRRLAELLQTEVQVDSNPGSGSTFSFTLPTAQHMAGTETPTASVTTENYRQHLLGGRLILVIEDEAAIREAMRTLLSSWDCRVLLAEDLAGALAAIAQTDAIPDVIVADYRLRESLTGAEAIRAIEAQIGHRVPGVVITGDTAPERIREAQAAGYALLHKPVQAGKLRALLTHLTLDSTRHVRS from the coding sequence ATGACAGTCCATCACCTTCCCGGTTCGGCACCAGTCTCCGCCGATCTGTTCTGCCGATCCGTGGAGGAGCTTTTTCGCGCCCTGCGCATGGCACTGCCCCTGGTCGCCGCCATCCCGGCGGTACTTGCCGTCATGCTCTGGTCCAGCGTGGATCACCAGACCCTCGTGCTGTGGCTGGCGGCGGTGCTGCTGTCCAACCTCGGCCGCTATCTTCTGTCCCGCCATCATCTGCGGCTGCCTCGATCGGAATCCCGGTCCCGTACCCACGTTCACCTGCTGTTCGTCGCCAATGCGATCGACGGCTGTCTGTGGGGCAGCGCGGCATTTCTGTTTTTCGTCGCGGACAGCATCTCCGTACAGGTACTTGTGTACACCCTCATCGTCGGGCTGGCGGCAGGATCCATCATGGCCATGGCTTACTGGCCGGCGGCCCTCTACGCTTTCGCCGTACCCGCCGTCGGCCTCGCCGCCCTGCGCATGGCACTGGCAGGCGAACCCGCCTCCCACGCACTCGCCATCCTCCTCCTGCTGTTCCTTGCCATTCTGTTCGCGACACTGCATCTGGCTCACCGCAGCGCGCGCGGTTCGATCGAACTGCAGTTCGCCAATCGGGAACTGATCGAGCAGCTCAAGCTGCAGAAAGAAGCAGCCGAGCAGGCGAACCTGGCCAAATCGAAGTTCCTCGCCGCCGCCAGCCATGACCTCCGGCAGCCGCTCCACGCCCTGGAGCTGTTTGTCTCGGTACTGACTGAAAAATCCCGCGGCAATGACAACGAATCGTTGCTTGCGAACATCAATCGTTCACTGGGCGCGCTGTCGAGCCTCTTTCAGAGCCTGCTCGATGTGTCACGACTCGACGCCGGTGTCATCACCATCCATTCCCGGGACTTTGAACTGGGCAGATTGTTCGAACCGCTCATCGCGGAGCATGCCCCTCTGGCCTCCGCCAAAGGCCTGACCCTGAACTGGGATGGTCGCGACGCCAGGGTGCACTCGGATCCTGCCCTGGTGGAAAGGATGCTGCGCAATCTGCTCTCCAATGCCATCCGCTATACGCCGGGTGGTTTCATCCGCTTGAACGCGGAAATCCGGGGTCAAGCAGTATGCATTCGAGTCACGGATTCCGGTATCGGCATACCCGCGGATCAGCAGCGGGAGATCTTCGAAGAGTTCGTTCAGTTGCACAATCCTGAGCGCGACCGGGAACAGGGGCTCGGCCTGGGCCTGGCGATCGTCCGGCGTCTGGCTGAGCTCCTGCAGACAGAAGTCCAGGTTGATTCAAACCCTGGTAGTGGATCCACGTTCAGTTTCACACTGCCGACAGCTCAGCATATGGCAGGCACTGAAACTCCAACTGCATCAGTCACGACGGAAAACTATCGCCAGCACCTCCTCGGTGGACGGCTGATCCTGGTCATCGAAGACGAAGCGGCCATTCGCGAAGCCATGCGCACTCTGCTCTCAAGCTGGGATTGCCGGGTACTCCTCGCCGAGGACCTTGCCGGCGCGCTGGCTGCGATCGCTCAGACCGACGCAATCCCGGATGTAATCGTGGCAGACTACCGTCTGCGTGAGAGTCTGACCGGTGCCGAGGCCATCCGCGCAATAGAGGCTCAAATCGGTCATCGGGTACCGGGTGTGGTCATCACTGGCGACACCGCACCGGAGCGCATCCGCGAAGCCCAGGCAGCTGGTTATGCGCTGCTCCACAAGCCCGTGCAGGCCGGAAAACTGCGCGCCCTGCTCACACACCTGACCCTCGACAGCACCCGCCACGTCCGCTCCTGA
- a CDS encoding DUF480 domain-containing protein, translating to MSIQLTTNEVRVLGCLMEKSVITPDQYPLTLNALTNACNQKSSREPVMSLEPGTVKATIRSLQDKHLVRVEENFRTQVEKYTQRLCNTPFSDYQFDPPQFAIVCVLLLRGPRTPGELRANSGRLHTFSDNNAVLAALEELAQREGGPVVAELPVQPGRRDAQWIQLFSGAVPAIARPAAATRVQTREAPPPTAESAARVTELEARIEKLEAEITRLRGLLENDT from the coding sequence GTGTCGATACAGCTGACGACCAATGAAGTCCGTGTGCTCGGGTGCCTGATGGAAAAATCCGTGATCACTCCGGACCAGTACCCGCTGACCCTGAACGCGCTCACCAATGCCTGCAATCAGAAGTCGTCCCGGGAGCCGGTGATGTCGCTGGAACCGGGCACCGTGAAGGCGACGATCCGCTCGCTGCAGGACAAGCACCTGGTGCGGGTGGAGGAGAACTTTCGTACCCAGGTGGAGAAATACACCCAGCGTCTCTGCAATACCCCCTTCAGTGACTATCAGTTTGATCCGCCCCAGTTTGCCATCGTCTGTGTACTCCTCCTGCGCGGCCCACGCACCCCGGGAGAACTTCGCGCCAACAGCGGTCGTCTGCACACCTTTTCTGATAACAACGCAGTGCTGGCGGCCCTGGAAGAACTCGCGCAGCGGGAAGGGGGGCCGGTCGTGGCAGAACTGCCCGTCCAGCCCGGACGACGGGATGCCCAGTGGATTCAGCTGTTTTCCGGAGCAGTGCCCGCCATCGCCCGACCTGCCGCTGCAACTCGGGTACAAACCCGCGAGGCGCCACCGCCGACTGCGGAATCCGCAGCCCGGGTGACCGAACTGGAAGCGCGGATCGAAAAGCTTGAAGCGGAAATCACCCGACTGCGCGGGCTGTTGGAGAATGACACTTAG
- the phaZ gene encoding poly(3-hydroxyalkanoate) depolymerase, protein MPLHFQYLDIDGHRLRVAERNRHARHTGTLLIFNGVGSAIEVLTPFLKALDSHHILTFDVPGVGGSSTPMLPRRLRHYAATAAGVLEDLDIERCSVMGISWGGVLAQQFALQFPHRLDRLILAATSPGQIMVPPGPLTLLRMATPLRYLSSAYFEQIVGSIYGGDFRDRSNTIAREHARRMVPPSLLGYFQQTSALWGWSSLHRLHRLKVPTLIMAGADDPIIPLINARIMAFLIPDARLEIFDCGHLFLLTRLERSVRLVEEFLATAST, encoded by the coding sequence ATGCCTCTGCACTTCCAGTATCTGGACATCGACGGCCACCGTTTGCGCGTGGCCGAACGCAATCGTCATGCCCGGCACACGGGCACGCTGCTGATCTTCAACGGGGTAGGTTCTGCCATCGAGGTACTCACCCCGTTTTTGAAAGCGCTCGACAGCCACCACATCCTGACCTTCGATGTTCCCGGCGTCGGCGGATCGAGCACACCGATGCTGCCGCGACGCCTGCGCCACTATGCGGCGACGGCCGCTGGAGTACTGGAAGATCTGGATATCGAGCGCTGTTCCGTGATGGGCATCTCCTGGGGCGGCGTGCTGGCTCAGCAGTTCGCACTGCAGTTCCCCCATCGCCTGGATCGGCTGATTCTTGCAGCCACCTCGCCGGGCCAGATCATGGTGCCACCCGGTCCGCTCACTCTGCTGCGGATGGCGACACCGCTGCGCTACCTGTCGAGTGCTTACTTCGAGCAGATCGTGGGCTCGATCTACGGTGGTGATTTCCGCGATCGGAGTAATACGATCGCGCGCGAACACGCCAGGCGCATGGTACCTCCCAGCCTGCTCGGCTACTTCCAGCAGACGTCCGCACTCTGGGGCTGGTCGAGCCTGCACAGACTGCATCGCCTGAAAGTTCCGACTCTGATCATGGCAGGCGCAGACGATCCGATCATTCCGCTGATCAACGCCCGGATCATGGCGTTTCTCATTCCCGATGCCCGGCTTGAGATCTTCGACTGCGGGCACCTGTTTCTGCTCACCCGACTCGAGCGCTCGGTTCGACTGGTGGAAGAATTCCTCGCAACAGCCAGCACCTAG
- a CDS encoding SLC13 family permease, which produces MGLEWNLPMLVSGVILTATFLGIFTERFHNLDRTRFAMAGAGAMIVAGQLLGFYGPDQALHAIDWNVVFLLGCMMTIVSIMLPTGGFDALAYRLARWSKGRLYLLLVFLGSAVTLLSLILDNVTTVVIFAPLIILITQALKVSPIPYLLAAALLSDTGGVATLVGDPPNLMIGSAADIDFNTFFLHMGGVVLLCWLSILLLLRFSFRRDLTGVGAAVDFPEKYHVADPKTWRSALIALGVTSILFLVHEPLGWEPWVAAAVGLTLLVFLAPGVTLDAAYERVEIALLTFFISLFVLIGGVEQSQFLQYVGQFIEPIVQKDLLTSTIALLWVAAILSALIDNIPFTAAMIPIIQSIEAQGINTTPLWWALAVGVGMGGNGTHVGSTANVFIVTVSERLARERGDPSLAITPGLWFRKGTPAMLLTLVVASLVFVLFFDFFSAPLHG; this is translated from the coding sequence ATGGGTCTCGAATGGAATCTGCCGATGCTGGTTTCAGGTGTCATTCTTACCGCGACCTTTCTCGGTATTTTCACCGAACGCTTCCACAATCTCGACCGTACACGATTTGCGATGGCGGGAGCAGGGGCGATGATTGTTGCCGGACAGCTGCTTGGCTTCTACGGCCCCGACCAGGCACTGCATGCGATCGACTGGAACGTGGTGTTTCTGCTGGGCTGCATGATGACAATTGTGTCCATCATGCTGCCTACCGGCGGTTTCGATGCACTGGCCTATCGGCTCGCACGCTGGAGTAAGGGTCGACTCTACTTGTTGCTGGTCTTCCTCGGTAGCGCGGTCACCCTGTTGTCGCTGATCCTCGACAACGTCACCACGGTGGTCATCTTCGCGCCGCTGATCATCCTCATCACCCAGGCGCTGAAAGTCAGTCCGATACCCTATCTGCTGGCCGCTGCCCTGCTCTCAGACACCGGTGGTGTGGCGACGCTGGTTGGCGATCCGCCCAACCTCATGATCGGCTCTGCGGCGGACATCGATTTCAATACGTTCTTCCTGCACATGGGCGGGGTGGTTCTGCTGTGCTGGCTGTCGATCCTCCTGCTGCTGCGATTCAGCTTCCGCAGGGACCTGACTGGTGTGGGTGCCGCTGTCGATTTTCCGGAGAAGTATCATGTGGCCGATCCGAAAACCTGGCGGTCCGCGCTGATCGCGCTGGGTGTGACGTCGATACTGTTTCTCGTGCATGAGCCTCTGGGCTGGGAACCCTGGGTGGCCGCGGCGGTGGGGCTGACCCTCCTGGTCTTTCTGGCACCCGGTGTCACACTGGATGCTGCTTACGAGCGTGTCGAAATCGCGCTTCTGACTTTCTTCATTTCCCTGTTTGTACTCATTGGCGGCGTGGAGCAGAGCCAGTTTCTGCAGTATGTCGGTCAGTTCATTGAGCCCATCGTACAGAAGGATCTGCTGACTTCGACGATCGCCCTGTTGTGGGTGGCAGCCATTCTCTCTGCGTTGATCGACAACATCCCGTTTACTGCGGCGATGATACCGATCATCCAGAGTATTGAAGCGCAGGGAATCAATACCACGCCCCTGTGGTGGGCGCTTGCGGTCGGTGTGGGCATGGGTGGCAACGGCACCCATGTGGGCTCTACCGCCAATGTGTTCATCGTGACTGTGTCCGAGCGGCTGGCGAGAGAACGGGGAGATCCTTCACTCGCCATCACCCCCGGGCTGTGGTTCCGTAAAGGTACCCCCGCGATGCTGCTGACACTGGTGGTGGCCAGCCTCGTGTTCGTCCTGTTCTTTGATTTTTTCAGTGCGCCGCTGCATGGCTGA
- a CDS encoding VCBS repeat-containing protein produces the protein MQSTILQSRRQLLAVCVLPVLALLGPAPIQAARSVNDTPTTAQAGDGAFISWVEHRIDDEGVNGGIAIRGGDGLEMADIDRDGYPDIVSVHEDSHHLRIAFGSADPDRWQHITVARGSIVGAIEDVAVGDLNGDGWLDLVAACEEAHLAYFQNPGAAARTADWPWLIPEAATGRGSWLQVAVADLTGDGAVEVIAANKGFADVVRLPEGQRVDNPTSMFRITGDPLNGAAWQEQVLMRDGIPNQAIVVDADGDGRADVLAASRLDNRMMLLLNRGIDREGRVQIDRQPLALKAGFPVAAGWRGAANAFNAEFADLNRDTRLDLLVNVLEFDGADPMWQHTGLAWLEQPEDLQAPWIVHRIGTLLPDWVIGIGVGDIDGDGDLDAIAGGYSGLNVLQGGYSGASRDEDDASVTAASSVARIAWFQNPGDPAAEWMRHDISRRVRGMYDAFLVRDMDGDGDADLVATRGNSGEFDGVFWLEQRRSVEPPPAFAAARTQDSRALPLPPVDWRDRYDADVEYVAPNKAAQKAALEE, from the coding sequence GTGCAATCGACAATCCTGCAGAGCAGGCGCCAACTATTGGCGGTGTGTGTACTGCCGGTCCTCGCGCTTCTCGGGCCAGCCCCCATCCAGGCGGCCCGGTCCGTCAACGACACACCGACCACAGCGCAGGCGGGCGACGGCGCATTCATCTCCTGGGTTGAACACCGTATAGACGACGAAGGCGTGAACGGTGGCATCGCCATCCGCGGCGGCGATGGACTGGAGATGGCAGACATCGACCGGGACGGCTACCCGGACATCGTTTCGGTACACGAGGATTCCCACCACCTGCGCATTGCCTTCGGTTCTGCGGATCCTGATCGCTGGCAGCACATCACCGTGGCCCGGGGTTCGATAGTCGGCGCCATCGAAGATGTCGCGGTGGGTGATCTCAATGGCGATGGCTGGCTGGATCTGGTGGCAGCCTGCGAAGAAGCCCATCTCGCCTATTTTCAGAATCCCGGTGCAGCGGCCCGCACCGCGGACTGGCCGTGGCTCATTCCCGAGGCCGCCACCGGCAGGGGCTCCTGGCTGCAGGTGGCGGTCGCGGATCTCACCGGTGATGGCGCGGTCGAAGTCATCGCAGCCAACAAGGGATTTGCGGATGTGGTGCGTCTGCCCGAAGGCCAGCGGGTCGACAACCCGACATCGATGTTCCGGATTACAGGAGATCCTCTCAACGGCGCAGCCTGGCAGGAGCAGGTTCTGATGCGCGACGGTATCCCCAATCAGGCGATCGTCGTGGATGCCGACGGTGACGGGCGTGCGGACGTGCTCGCCGCCAGCCGGCTGGATAACCGCATGATGCTGCTGCTGAACCGGGGTATTGACCGGGAGGGTCGTGTGCAGATTGACCGCCAGCCGCTCGCGCTCAAGGCGGGTTTTCCGGTTGCCGCGGGCTGGCGTGGTGCTGCCAATGCCTTCAATGCGGAGTTTGCCGATCTGAACAGGGACACACGCCTGGACCTGCTGGTGAATGTCCTCGAGTTCGATGGCGCCGACCCGATGTGGCAACACACCGGTCTCGCCTGGCTTGAACAGCCGGAGGATCTGCAGGCGCCCTGGATCGTTCACCGCATCGGCACCCTGCTGCCGGATTGGGTGATCGGTATCGGCGTGGGTGACATCGATGGTGACGGGGATCTGGATGCCATCGCCGGCGGTTATTCCGGGCTCAACGTATTGCAGGGCGGTTATTCCGGCGCCTCCCGGGATGAGGATGATGCTTCGGTCACCGCCGCATCCTCGGTAGCGCGTATCGCCTGGTTCCAGAATCCCGGCGATCCTGCCGCCGAGTGGATGAGGCATGACATCTCCCGACGGGTTCGCGGCATGTACGATGCCTTCCTGGTTCGGGACATGGACGGTGATGGCGATGCGGATCTCGTCGCCACCCGCGGCAACAGTGGCGAATTCGACGGCGTGTTCTGGCTCGAGCAGCGGCGCAGTGTGGAGCCACCGCCGGCTTTCGCCGCTGCGCGCACGCAGGACAGCCGCGCACTGCCGCTGCCCCCCGTCGACTGGCGCGACCGTTACGACGCCGATGTGGAATACGTCGCGCCCAACAAAGCGGCACAGAAGGCCGCGCTGGAGGAGTGA
- the modA gene encoding molybdate ABC transporter substrate-binding protein, translating into MTRRTECPGHRRADRKIRRFQGLPGFVAGLLIALAGTSHADTAMVAVAANFSDAAEALRRNFEQDRPHRLTLVSGATGKLYAQIVHGAPFDILLAADDLHPGLLVQKGQAVAESLWIYARGRLCLWSPDPQRIATDPVATLRTASGKLAIANPELAPYGLAALATLESLDLADRYRGRLVMGENVAQAYAMVATGNAELGFVALSLIRAPGRTRQGSYWLVPADLHSPIQQQGVLLLRAKHNDAAVEFIEYLKSPAARTLMDRFGYDT; encoded by the coding sequence TTGACCCGCCGCACAGAGTGTCCCGGTCACCGTCGAGCTGACCGGAAGATTCGCCGTTTTCAGGGGTTACCGGGTTTTGTCGCCGGGCTGCTGATTGCTCTGGCAGGCACCAGCCACGCTGACACTGCAATGGTCGCGGTGGCGGCAAATTTCAGCGATGCCGCGGAAGCGCTGCGCCGGAACTTCGAACAGGACCGGCCGCACCGGCTGACTCTGGTCAGCGGCGCGACCGGTAAGCTTTACGCCCAGATCGTTCATGGTGCGCCCTTTGATATTCTGCTCGCCGCGGACGACCTGCACCCCGGTCTGCTCGTGCAGAAAGGCCAGGCTGTGGCGGAAAGCCTCTGGATCTACGCACGCGGCCGCCTGTGCCTGTGGAGCCCGGATCCGCAGCGGATCGCCACAGATCCGGTGGCCACGCTCAGAACCGCGTCCGGAAAACTGGCAATTGCCAACCCGGAGCTCGCACCTTACGGTCTTGCGGCGCTGGCGACCCTCGAGTCCCTTGATCTGGCTGACCGTTACCGCGGGCGGCTGGTGATGGGCGAGAACGTGGCTCAGGCCTACGCCATGGTTGCAACCGGCAACGCCGAACTCGGCTTTGTGGCGCTGTCGCTGATCCGCGCGCCCGGGCGAACCCGTCAGGGCAGTTACTGGCTGGTGCCCGCGGACCTGCACAGTCCCATTCAACAGCAGGGCGTCCTGCTGCTGCGGGCGAAGCACAACGACGCGGCTGTGGAATTCATCGAGTATCTGAAATCTCCCGCCGCGCGAACTCTGATGGATCGGTTTGGATATGACACCTAA
- the rlmJ gene encoding 23S rRNA (adenine(2030)-N(6))-methyltransferase RlmJ, translating to MLSYRHAFHAGSPADVLKHLILVQLLEYLTRKEKACWYIDTHAGAGVYALASGFAARKGEYRGGIGRLWERSDLPEVIEHYRQLVSELNPDGKLIRYPGSPWFAQRLLRVQDQLWLHEMHPADCAVLEKSLGKDGAVIAQTDGLQSLRGHLPPQPRRALVLIDPSYEVKADYLTVITTLEDALQRFPTGTYAIWYPLLETAAAGRLPQRLRRLNMNTWLHAELWTRQPGPGMWGSGMFIINPPYTLPPVLETALPCLAAMLGEDGHGGFELDWHLD from the coding sequence ATGCTCAGCTACCGCCACGCGTTCCATGCCGGCAGTCCGGCCGATGTGCTCAAGCACCTGATCCTCGTGCAACTGCTGGAGTATCTGACCCGGAAGGAAAAAGCCTGCTGGTACATCGACACCCATGCAGGGGCGGGGGTCTATGCCCTCGCCAGCGGATTCGCAGCCCGTAAAGGTGAGTACCGCGGTGGTATCGGTCGCTTATGGGAACGCTCCGATCTGCCGGAAGTCATTGAGCACTACCGGCAGCTGGTCAGTGAACTGAACCCGGATGGCAAATTAATCCGCTACCCCGGGTCTCCCTGGTTCGCGCAGCGGCTCCTCAGAGTCCAGGACCAACTCTGGCTCCACGAGATGCACCCGGCGGATTGTGCGGTGCTGGAGAAAAGCCTCGGCAAGGACGGCGCCGTCATCGCTCAGACCGACGGTCTGCAGAGTCTGCGCGGCCATCTGCCGCCGCAGCCGCGTCGGGCACTGGTGCTCATCGACCCCTCCTACGAAGTGAAAGCCGACTACCTAACAGTGATCACGACACTCGAAGACGCACTGCAACGTTTTCCGACCGGTACCTATGCGATCTGGTATCCCCTGCTCGAGACCGCCGCGGCGGGCCGACTGCCGCAGCGGTTGCGTCGGCTCAACATGAACACCTGGCTGCACGCAGAACTGTGGACACGCCAGCCCGGCCCCGGCATGTGGGGCAGCGGCATGTTCATCATCAATCCGCCCTACACCTTACCGCCCGTACTTGAGACGGCGCTGCCCTGCCTCGCTGCGATGCTGGGAGAAGACGGACACGGCGGATTCGAGCTGGACTGGCACCTGGACTGA
- a CDS encoding alpha/beta fold hydrolase, translating into MSEADTSGSKINPTLNPEDFDDPVTLNPVIGLRFADLLAAGRVVLRQALLQPNLVVEQMARYNQELLRILTGTSELDADPKDRRFIDKAFRENPIFGFSKKSWLAWRASLNEWVDGNEFEGVDRDRARFIVNLIADALAPTNFLFSNPSALRKARQTGGRSLVNGLRNFIGDMLNNHQMPSQVDKTAFTVGGNLANTPGSVVFRNDLIELIQYQPTTALVCARPVFIVPPQINKYYLYDLSPEKSMVRYLVGQGLQVFVISWRNPQAELRHMGLDAYVAAIEEALRATLEITGQEDVNAVGACAGGITLSLALGHFAARGWQPAHSLTLMVNVLRFGDADSVMSIFTTPATIDAARKRSARLGVLDGYDTAKVFNWMRPNDLIWNYVVSNYLHGEDPPTFDVLYWNNDCTRLPAQLHADFLDLFDGKSLARPGSVVVGGTPIDLKQTGFDVFITGGTTDHITPWKACYRSVPLFGGKVEFLLSSAGHIQSVLNPPGNPKAVYWTNDNTPGNPDEWKMGATQHNVSWWTCWSEWLRARGNGELPANTTPGSAVHAALCDAPGTYVFE; encoded by the coding sequence ATGTCGGAAGCAGACACATCCGGATCGAAGATCAATCCCACCCTGAACCCGGAAGACTTCGACGATCCCGTAACACTGAACCCGGTCATCGGACTGCGCTTCGCCGATCTGCTCGCCGCAGGTCGGGTGGTACTGCGCCAGGCGCTGCTGCAGCCCAACCTCGTCGTCGAACAGATGGCGCGCTACAACCAGGAACTGCTGCGTATCCTGACCGGCACCTCCGAGCTGGACGCGGACCCGAAAGATCGCCGTTTCATCGACAAAGCGTTCCGGGAGAATCCGATCTTCGGTTTCAGCAAGAAGAGCTGGCTGGCCTGGCGGGCGAGCCTCAACGAGTGGGTGGACGGCAATGAATTCGAGGGCGTGGACCGCGACCGGGCCCGTTTCATCGTGAATCTGATCGCAGACGCTCTGGCCCCCACCAATTTCCTCTTCAGCAATCCATCCGCACTGCGCAAGGCGCGGCAAACGGGTGGTCGCAGTCTGGTCAACGGGCTGCGGAATTTCATCGGCGACATGCTGAACAATCATCAGATGCCGTCCCAGGTGGACAAGACTGCATTCACCGTCGGCGGCAACCTCGCCAACACGCCCGGTTCGGTCGTTTTCCGCAATGACCTGATAGAGCTCATTCAGTACCAGCCGACAACCGCACTGGTCTGTGCGCGTCCTGTCTTTATCGTCCCGCCCCAGATCAACAAGTATTACCTCTACGATCTGAGCCCGGAAAAGAGCATGGTGCGCTATCTCGTTGGCCAGGGACTGCAGGTATTCGTGATTTCCTGGCGCAATCCCCAGGCAGAACTGCGCCATATGGGTCTCGATGCCTACGTCGCAGCCATCGAAGAAGCCCTGCGCGCCACCCTGGAAATCACCGGCCAGGAAGATGTGAATGCCGTCGGCGCCTGCGCCGGTGGCATCACCCTGTCGCTGGCCCTCGGGCACTTCGCTGCGCGCGGCTGGCAGCCGGCTCATTCCCTGACGCTGATGGTGAACGTACTGCGCTTCGGTGATGCGGACTCGGTGATGAGTATCTTCACCACGCCGGCCACCATCGACGCAGCGCGCAAACGCTCTGCGCGACTCGGTGTGCTGGATGGTTATGACACGGCCAAGGTGTTCAACTGGATGCGCCCTAACGATCTGATCTGGAATTATGTGGTCTCCAACTATCTGCATGGCGAAGACCCGCCCACATTCGATGTACTTTACTGGAACAATGACTGCACACGGCTCCCCGCCCAGCTGCACGCTGACTTTCTCGACCTCTTCGACGGCAAGTCTCTGGCGCGGCCGGGGAGCGTGGTAGTTGGCGGTACACCCATCGATCTGAAACAGACAGGCTTCGATGTCTTCATCACCGGCGGCACCACGGACCACATCACACCCTGGAAGGCCTGCTACCGATCTGTGCCACTGTTCGGTGGCAAAGTTGAGTTTCTGCTGAGTTCCGCCGGACACATCCAGAGTGTGCTGAATCCTCCCGGCAACCCGAAGGCCGTATACTGGACGAATGACAACACACCGGGCAATCCGGACGAATGGAAGATGGGCGCAACCCAACACAATGTGTCCTGGTGGACCTGCTGGTCGGAGTGGCTCAGAGCACGCGGCAACGGCGAACTGCCCGCCAACACCACCCCCGGCAGCGCCGTTCATGCAGCCCTCTGCGACGCACCCGGGACTTACGTTTTCGAATGA